A window of the Tenebrio molitor chromosome 1, icTenMoli1.1, whole genome shotgun sequence genome harbors these coding sequences:
- the LOC138141436 gene encoding uncharacterized protein, whose protein sequence is MGLTLGRYVANCLVGKLSEDEPGKSYLLASKQLERTNHETIARFVNQSLEILWSTRVVAEKFLLFVTDGAPYMIKSGRHLKVFYPKIVHVTCLAHALNLVAEKIRYQYEDVDNLISNVKKIFVKAPLRVEMYKEKLKEMPLPPQPILTRWGTWLQAAMFYSEHFDSIKEVVMSFDGSSAVAIQKAQSIMKKPGIKNQLIYVRSNFKIICESITQLEKNGLPLTDSIKIVENVFTSLKKSPGPVAAVALKKLEDVTEKNPGYKFLLELARIFRGEDVPEHDTKMEEIYYKFAPITSCEVERSFSKYKSILVDNRQCFKVENLEQYLVCNVNT, encoded by the exons atgggtttaacacttgggcgatatgtggcgaattgtctggttgggaaactttcagaagatgaacctggaaaatcttatcttttggcgtctaaacaattagaaagaacaaatcatgagacaatagctagattcgtaaatcaatctttag aaatcttgtggagtaccagagttgttgctgaaaagtttcttttgtttgtaacggatggagcaccatatatgataaaatctggtagacaccttaaggtgttttatccaaaaattgtgcatgtcacatgcttagcgcatgctttaaatctagtggctgaaaaaattcgctatcaatatgaagatgtggataatttaatttcgaacgtgaaaaaaattttcgttaaggcacctttgagagttgaaatgtacaaagaaaaactaaaagaaatgccactgcctccacagccaattttaacacgatggggaacatggcttcaggctgctatgttttacagcgaacactttgattccattaaagaa gttgtcatgtcctttgatggaagttctgctgttgctattcaaaaagcacagtctataatgaagaaacccggaataaaaaaccaattaatttatgttcgcagtaattttaaaataatctgcgaaagtattactcaattggaaaaaaatgggttacctttaaccgattcaatcaaaattgttgaaaacgtatttacctccctaaaaaaatctccaggccctgtagcagcagtagcattaaaaaaacttgaagatgttactgaaaaaaatcctggatacaaatttcttctagaattggcaagaatttttagaggtgaagatgtgccggaacatgacaccaaaatggaagaaatttattacaaatttgcgcccattacctcttgcgaggtagaaagaagtttttcaaaatataagtccattttggtggataaccgacaatgttttaaagtagaaaatttagagcaatatcttgtatgcaatgtaaatacgtaa